The genomic window TGGGCGCGCTGCCGCAGCGGATGACGCCCGCGCAGCTGGCGTACGTCGACCGCGCCTTCGGGCTGTCGGCGCAGGGGAACAGCGAGGTGCTGTTCGCCTGGCTGATGATCGCCGTGCGCCACCGCTACGAGCCGGCGCTTCCCGCGCTGGAGCGCTTCCTCACCACGCAGGGGCGGCGCAAGTTCGTCCGCCCGCTCTACGCCGCGCTGATGGAGCAGGGCGAGTGGGGCCGCGCGCACGCGCTCCGCATCTACCGCATCGCGCGCCCCGGCTATCACTCCGTCACCTCCGGCTCGGTCGACGCGATCGTGAAGTAGCTGGAGAAGAGGTCTCACGCAGAGGCGCAGAGGATGCGACGCCTCTGCGTCCTCTGCGCCCTCTGCGTGAGACTCAAGATTCCGTGGGGATGATGGAAGCCGGACCCGAGGGGTGGAAATCTTCCCCGGGTCCGGCTTAGTTTTCCCGCTTCGTCCTGGTTTCAAAACGGCGATTTTTCAGAGGAAGATACAGAGCATGGCAGACCAGGTCCGCGTCCGCTTCGCGCCCAGCCCCACCGGCTACCTGCACGTGGGCGGCGCCCGCACGGCGCTCTTCAACTGGCTCATCGCCCGCAAGCTGGGCGGCGTGTTCGTGCTGCGCATCGAGGACACCGACCGCGAGCGCAGCACCGACGAGAGCACGCGCACCATCCTCGACGGGATGACCTGGCTGGGGCTGGGGTGGGACGAGGGCCCGGTCCACCAGGCCGACGGCTTCCCGCGCCACCGCGCCGACGCCGAGCGCCTCCTGGCCGAGGGGAAGGCGTACCGCTGCTTCTGCACCCCCGAGGAGCTGAACGCGAAGCGCGAGGCGATGGGGAAGGAGTACCGCTACGACCGCGCCTGCATGGCCATCCCCCGCGCCGAGAGCGACGACCGCGCCGCCGCCGGCGAGCCGTTCACCGTGCGCTTCCGCGTCCCCGAGGGCACCACGGAATGGGACGACGTGGTGCACGGGGTGACGACGTTCGACAACGCCAGCATCGAGGACTTCGTCGTCCTGCGCACCGACGGCACGCCCATCTACAATATGGCCGTGGTGAGCGACGACATCGACATGCGCATCACCCACGTGGTGCGCGGCGACGACCACATCGCCAACACGCCCAAGCAGATCCTGCTCTACCAGGCGCTCGGCGCGCCCGTCCCCGTCTTCGGCCACCTTCCCATGATCCTGGGCGAGGACGGGAAGAAGCTCAGCAAGCGCCACGGCGCGACGGCCGTCGGCGATTACGCGCAGATGGGGATCCTCCCCGAGGCGCTGTTCAACTTCCTGGCGCTGCTCGGCTGGAACCCGGGCGACGAGCGCGAGGTGATGGAGAAGGAGGAGCTGGTCGAGGCCTTCTCGCTCGAGCGCATCAACAAGAAGGCGGCGGTGTTCGACACCGAGAAGCTGCTGTGGATGAACGGCCAATACCTGGCGCAGAAGACGGCGGAGGAGCTCCTCCCGCTGGTCGTGCCGCAGCTGGTGGCCGACGGGCTGGTGTCGCAGGCCGACGCCGACGCGCGGCCGGAGTGGCTGGCGCTGTTGGTGGACGTGCTGAAGGTGCGCTCGCGCTCGACGCTCGAGATCGCGCCGCAGGCCCGGCCGCTGCTGGGCGACGCGGTGGAGTACGACGAGGCGGCGGTCGCGAAGCACTGGAAAGACCCGGCGACCGCGGAGCGGCTGCAGGCCGTCCGGGACGTTCTTGCCCGGCTGGAGCCGTGGACGCCGGAAGCGATCGAGCCGGCGCTGCGCGAGACGGCGGAATCCGTGGGCGTGGGGTTCGGCAAGGTGGCGCAGCCGCTGCGCGTGGCGCTCACCGGAAGCGCGGCCAGCCCCGGAATCGACGCCGTGCTGTGGATCATGGGACGCGAGCGCGCGCTGGGGCGGATCGACGCCGCGTTGGGGCGCATCGGGAGCGGCGCGGGGGTCGAATAGAAACTGTTGACAACGTTTGTACCCGCTCCTAAGTTGCGTTCTGGCGCCGGATAGCGCGTAAACGGACCGCGCGGGCGCCCATTGGTTTTGTGTGCGGAGCACCCGCATCCGGGGCGGAACGTGTGGTGGGGAGGGGGGTGCGCAGTCCGTCTGTGTATCTCCCTTCGTTCGTTTTTCTGCCGTCTTTCCTCTTCTGGCACATCCGCGGCCGGGAAGTTTCCGCCGGCACCGCGACCTCGCACGAATACACAGCGGTCCACAGGAGGCAGCCATGCCCGAGCCGTTGACCAAGATCGAGCGCAGGATCTACAACTACCTCGTCGACTACCTGAAGGAAAACACCTACCAGCCCAGCATCCGCGAGATCGGCAAGCGGTTCGGGATCAAGTCGACCAAGACCGTTTCCGAGCACCTGCAGGCGCTGGCCGACAAGGGGCACATCGAGCGCGACGCCAGCCGCAGCCGCGGGGTGCGCATCGTGGGGATGAACCTGTTCCCCGCCGTGCTC from Longimicrobium sp. includes these protein-coding regions:
- the gltX gene encoding glutamate--tRNA ligase, encoding MADQVRVRFAPSPTGYLHVGGARTALFNWLIARKLGGVFVLRIEDTDRERSTDESTRTILDGMTWLGLGWDEGPVHQADGFPRHRADAERLLAEGKAYRCFCTPEELNAKREAMGKEYRYDRACMAIPRAESDDRAAAGEPFTVRFRVPEGTTEWDDVVHGVTTFDNASIEDFVVLRTDGTPIYNMAVVSDDIDMRITHVVRGDDHIANTPKQILLYQALGAPVPVFGHLPMILGEDGKKLSKRHGATAVGDYAQMGILPEALFNFLALLGWNPGDEREVMEKEELVEAFSLERINKKAAVFDTEKLLWMNGQYLAQKTAEELLPLVVPQLVADGLVSQADADARPEWLALLVDVLKVRSRSTLEIAPQARPLLGDAVEYDEAAVAKHWKDPATAERLQAVRDVLARLEPWTPEAIEPALRETAESVGVGFGKVAQPLRVALTGSAASPGIDAVLWIMGRERALGRIDAALGRIGSGAGVE